A single region of the Epinephelus fuscoguttatus linkage group LG14, E.fuscoguttatus.final_Chr_v1 genome encodes:
- the iars2 gene encoding isoleucine--tRNA ligase, mitochondrial isoform X1 — translation MLLCRVSAVSQTLARWGRRSHREGGLLHRALSYSSSRCHGVSPGEGNAQPAEAGNGQGLYRDTVLLPRTEFPMKLTGQKLLDREIQIQQECGFAELYSWQRERKAKKEFCLHDGPPYANGDPHVGHALNKILKDIRNRFEMLRGRQVHYIPGWDCHGLPIELKALGDLGTSGLTPLQIRKKAREFAEGAIARQRAAFQRWGVMADWDQCYYTYDGAYEAAQLKVFQEMHNKGFVYQDYKPVFWSPSSRTALAEAELEYNPEHVSRAIYATFPLSTLPPEIASKGLEGVSVLVWTTQPWTIPANQAVCYMPNAQYSVVKRADNSQLLLVATERTASMAALLGTELESVGTFTGSQLEGGICKHPTIPDKEVQLLPANHVTMAKGTGLVHTAPAHGMDDYSVASQFKLSVECMVDEDGKFTELAGPELQNLSVMSEGTDKVISMLKECGALVKEEQCVHSYPYDWRTKQPVVIRPSKQWFINTASLKDKAKEALQKVRILPESARAGLLAMLDKRTYWCISRQRSWGVPIPVFYHKETGEALLNKHTVSHIANLFKEKGSDCWWELPIETLLPNEVLKKSKAGPVTDYVRGEDVLDIWFDSGASWAAVLEEEMEGDAEETESRLSWLPAPLRKPLVTESEPRADAYVEGKDQIGGWFQSSLLTSVAARNKAPYKSLVVHGFAVGEKGEKMSKSLGNVVDPDEVINGGKDPSMPAYGADVLRWWVAESNVFSEVQIGPTVLNSARDSINKLRNTLKFLLGNVQGFDPRVQAVDPKEMHYIDQYMLHLLREYSIKVTDAYTEFDAGRAIRVLQAFITRDLSSFYFSIIKDRLYCDAEDSLGRRSCQTVLEEILDGVTRSIAPVLPHLAEEVYLHAPGHDKGETLFKSGWVKSSSVWRRPGLEEAVEGACAIRDSFLSSIPGKNAAQYDLTIAIEPCLLFELMESLQEEPSSTSSQLAELMMVARVNLTGQLPRDLPPDAVLSHGTFLINLEGGVIREDSAYSIAVVPTSAARCPRCRRYTAESADCLCPRCQTVISQAH, via the exons ATGCTGCTGTGCCGGGTTTCGGCAGTTAGCCAGACGCTAGCGAGATGGGGACGGAGGTCACACCGGGAAGGCGGCCTCCTCCACCGTGCTCTCTCCTACAGCTCCAGCCGCTGTCATGGTGTCAGTCCAGGGGAAGGCAACGCTCAGCCCGCAGAGGCCGGCAATGGTCAGGGACTGTACCGAGACACTGTGCTCCTTCCTCGGACTGAGTTCCCAATGAAACTAACTGGACAGAAGCTGCTGGACCGAGAGATACAGATACAACAG GAGTGCGGGTTTGCAGAATTGTACTCCTGGCAAAGAGAGAGGAAGGCCAAGAAGGAATTCTGCCTACATGATGGACCCCCTTATGCCAATGGAGACCCTCACGTGGGACATGCACTCAATAAG ATCCTGAAAGACATCCGTAACCGTTTTGAGATGCTGAGGGGGCGGCAGGTCCATTACATCCCAGGCTGGGACTGTCACGGCCTGCCCATCGAGCTGAAGGCTCTGGGGGATCTGGGGACCAGCGGCCTCACGCCGCTACAGATCAGAAAGAAAG CACGGGAGTTTGCAGAGGGCGCCATAGCTCGTCAGAGAGCTGCTTTCCAGCGCTGGGGTGTAATGGCTGACTGGGACCAGTGCTACTACACGTACGATGGGGCCTATGAGGCTGCTCAGCTGAAAGTCTTCCAAGAGATGCACAACAAG GGGTTCGTCTACCAGGACTACAAACCAGTCTTCTGGTCTCCTTCATCAAG AACGGCCCTAGCGGAGGCAGAGTTGGAGTACAACCCTGAGCATGTGAGCAGAGCCATCTATGCCACATTCCCCCTGAGCACACTGCCACCTGAGATCGCCTCAAAAG GTTTGGAAGGCGTCTCTGTGTTGGTTTGGACCACCCAGCCTTGGACCATTCCTGCCAACCAGGCCGTCTGTTACATGCCCAACGCCCA GTACTCTGTGGTAAAAAGGGCAGACAACTCTCAGCTGCTGTTGGTGGCCACTGAGCGCACAGCCAGCATGGCAGCACTGCTGGGCACAGAGCTTGAGAGTGTAGGCACCTTTACAG GCTCCCAGCTTGAGGGTGGGATCTGCAAACATCCTACAATACCTGACAAGGAAGTGCAGCTCTTGCCGGCCAATCATGTGACTATGGCAAAAGGAACAGGATTGGTCCACACCGCGCCAGCTCATGGCATGGACGATTACAGTGTGGCTTCACAGTTTAAACTGTCCGtg GAGTGTATGGTGGATGAAGATGGAAAGTTCACTGAGCTGGCCGGCCCTGAGCTGCAGAATCTGTCTGTGATGAGTGAAGGCACTGACAAAG TGATTTCCATGCTGAAGGAGTGTGGGGCTCTGGTGAAGGAGGAGCAGTGTGTCCATAGTTACCCGTATGACTGGAGGACGAAGCAGCCCGTTGTCATCAGGCCCAGTAAACAGTGGTTTATCAACACGGCATCGCTTAAAGACAAAGCCAAG gagGCACTGCAAAAAGTGCGCATTTTGCCAGAGTCGGCAAGGGCTGGTCTCTTGGCCATGCTGGACAAACGGACGTACTGGTGCATCTCCAGACAGCGAAGCTGGGGTGTCCCAATCCCAGTCTtctaccacaaagagactggAGAGGCTCTGCTCAACAA acacacagtgtCCCATATAGCAAATCTCTTCAAAGAAAAGGGCAGTGACTGTTGGTGGGAGCTTCCTATAGAGACTTTGCTGCCAAACGAGGTGCTCAAGAag AGTAAAGCCGGTCCAGTTACTGACTACGTTCGTGGAGAAGACGTCCTAGACATCTGGTTTGACAGCGGAGCTTCATGGGCTGCTGTACTAGAAG agGAAATGGAAGGAGACGCTGAGGAGACTGAGTCACGTCTCAGCTGGCTCCCTGCTCCACTTCGCAAACCTCTGGTCACAG AGTCAGAACCCAGGGCAGATGCATATGTGGAAGGGAAGGACCAGATTGGAGGATGGTTCCAGTCCTCGCTGCTCACCAGCGTAGCCGCCAGGAACAAGGCGCCTTACAA gtcTCTGGTGGTCCACGGCTTTGCTGTCGGTGAGAAAGGAGAGAAGATGTCCAAGTCTCTGGGCAACGTTGTGGATCCTGATGAGGTCATTAATGGAGGGAAG GATCCCAGTATGCCAGCCTACGGGGCAGATGTGCTGCGCTGGTGGGTGGCAGAATCAAATGTCTTCTCTGAGGTTCAGATCGGACCAACTGTACTCAACTCAGCCAGAGACAGCATCAACAAG CTGAGGAACACTCTGAAGTTCCTGCTTGGCAACGTGCAGGGCTTCGACCCACGCGTGCAAGCTGTGGACCCCAAAGAGATGCACTACATTGATCAGTACATGTTGCACCTGCTTCGCGAGTACAGCATCAAG gtgaCAGACGCCTACACTGAGTTTGATGCTGGTAGGGCCATCCGTGTCCTCCAAGCCTTCATAACCAGAGACCTTTCCAGCTTTTATTTCAGCATCATCAAAGACAG GTTGTACTGTGATGCTGAGGACTCGTTGGGCAGAAGATCATGTCAGACTGTTTTAGAAGAAATTCTGGATGGAGTGACCAGATCTATAGCTCCTGTCCTGCCACATTTAGCTGAAGAGGTCTACCTACATGCACCAGGACATGACA aaggggagacattatTTAAGAGCGGATGGGTCAAAAGCAGTTCTGTGTGGCGGAGACCAGGACTGGAGGAGGCAGTGGAGGGGGCGTGTGCCATCAGGGACTCCTTCCTGTCCTCCATTCCAGGCAAAAATGCAGCTCAGTACGACCTCACCATTGCCATCGAACCCTGTTTGCTGTTTGAACTCATGGAG TCTCTCCAAGAGGaaccctcctccacctcctcccagcTGGCTGAGCTGATGATGGTAGCACGGGTCAACCTGACTGGTCAGCTACCCCGAGATCTGCCCCCAGATGCCGTGCTGAGCCATGGCACCTTCCTCATCAACCTGGAGG
- the iars2 gene encoding isoleucine--tRNA ligase, mitochondrial isoform X2 has translation MLLCRVSAVSQTLARWGRRSHREGGLLHRALSYSSSRCHGVSPGEGNAQPAEAGNGQGLYRDTVLLPRTEFPMKLTGQKLLDREIQIQQECGFAELYSWQRERKAKKEFCLHDGPPYANGDPHVGHALNKILKDIRNRFEMLRGRQVHYIPGWDCHGLPIELKALGDLGTSGLTPLQIRKKAREFAEGAIARQRAAFQRWGVMADWDQCYYTYDGAYEAAQLKVFQEMHNKGFVYQDYKPVFWSPSSRTALAEAELEYNPEHVSRAIYATFPLSTLPPEIASKGLEGVSVLVWTTQPWTIPANQAVCYMPNAQYSVVKRADNSQLLLVATERTASMAALLGTELESVGTFTGSQLEGGICKHPTIPDKEVQLLPANHVTMAKGTGLVHTAPAHGMDDYSVASQFKLSVECMVDEDGKFTELAGPELQNLSVMSEGTDKVISMLKECGALVKEEQCVHSYPYDWRTKQPVVIRPSKQWFINTASLKDKAKEALQKVRILPESARAGLLAMLDKRTYWCISRQRSWGVPIPVFYHKETGEALLNKHTVSHIANLFKEKGSDCWWELPIETLLPNEVLKKSKAGPVTDYVRGEDVLDIWFDSGASWAAVLEESEPRADAYVEGKDQIGGWFQSSLLTSVAARNKAPYKSLVVHGFAVGEKGEKMSKSLGNVVDPDEVINGGKDPSMPAYGADVLRWWVAESNVFSEVQIGPTVLNSARDSINKLRNTLKFLLGNVQGFDPRVQAVDPKEMHYIDQYMLHLLREYSIKVTDAYTEFDAGRAIRVLQAFITRDLSSFYFSIIKDRLYCDAEDSLGRRSCQTVLEEILDGVTRSIAPVLPHLAEEVYLHAPGHDKGETLFKSGWVKSSSVWRRPGLEEAVEGACAIRDSFLSSIPGKNAAQYDLTIAIEPCLLFELMESLQEEPSSTSSQLAELMMVARVNLTGQLPRDLPPDAVLSHGTFLINLEGGVIREDSAYSIAVVPTSAARCPRCRRYTAESADCLCPRCQTVISQAH, from the exons ATGCTGCTGTGCCGGGTTTCGGCAGTTAGCCAGACGCTAGCGAGATGGGGACGGAGGTCACACCGGGAAGGCGGCCTCCTCCACCGTGCTCTCTCCTACAGCTCCAGCCGCTGTCATGGTGTCAGTCCAGGGGAAGGCAACGCTCAGCCCGCAGAGGCCGGCAATGGTCAGGGACTGTACCGAGACACTGTGCTCCTTCCTCGGACTGAGTTCCCAATGAAACTAACTGGACAGAAGCTGCTGGACCGAGAGATACAGATACAACAG GAGTGCGGGTTTGCAGAATTGTACTCCTGGCAAAGAGAGAGGAAGGCCAAGAAGGAATTCTGCCTACATGATGGACCCCCTTATGCCAATGGAGACCCTCACGTGGGACATGCACTCAATAAG ATCCTGAAAGACATCCGTAACCGTTTTGAGATGCTGAGGGGGCGGCAGGTCCATTACATCCCAGGCTGGGACTGTCACGGCCTGCCCATCGAGCTGAAGGCTCTGGGGGATCTGGGGACCAGCGGCCTCACGCCGCTACAGATCAGAAAGAAAG CACGGGAGTTTGCAGAGGGCGCCATAGCTCGTCAGAGAGCTGCTTTCCAGCGCTGGGGTGTAATGGCTGACTGGGACCAGTGCTACTACACGTACGATGGGGCCTATGAGGCTGCTCAGCTGAAAGTCTTCCAAGAGATGCACAACAAG GGGTTCGTCTACCAGGACTACAAACCAGTCTTCTGGTCTCCTTCATCAAG AACGGCCCTAGCGGAGGCAGAGTTGGAGTACAACCCTGAGCATGTGAGCAGAGCCATCTATGCCACATTCCCCCTGAGCACACTGCCACCTGAGATCGCCTCAAAAG GTTTGGAAGGCGTCTCTGTGTTGGTTTGGACCACCCAGCCTTGGACCATTCCTGCCAACCAGGCCGTCTGTTACATGCCCAACGCCCA GTACTCTGTGGTAAAAAGGGCAGACAACTCTCAGCTGCTGTTGGTGGCCACTGAGCGCACAGCCAGCATGGCAGCACTGCTGGGCACAGAGCTTGAGAGTGTAGGCACCTTTACAG GCTCCCAGCTTGAGGGTGGGATCTGCAAACATCCTACAATACCTGACAAGGAAGTGCAGCTCTTGCCGGCCAATCATGTGACTATGGCAAAAGGAACAGGATTGGTCCACACCGCGCCAGCTCATGGCATGGACGATTACAGTGTGGCTTCACAGTTTAAACTGTCCGtg GAGTGTATGGTGGATGAAGATGGAAAGTTCACTGAGCTGGCCGGCCCTGAGCTGCAGAATCTGTCTGTGATGAGTGAAGGCACTGACAAAG TGATTTCCATGCTGAAGGAGTGTGGGGCTCTGGTGAAGGAGGAGCAGTGTGTCCATAGTTACCCGTATGACTGGAGGACGAAGCAGCCCGTTGTCATCAGGCCCAGTAAACAGTGGTTTATCAACACGGCATCGCTTAAAGACAAAGCCAAG gagGCACTGCAAAAAGTGCGCATTTTGCCAGAGTCGGCAAGGGCTGGTCTCTTGGCCATGCTGGACAAACGGACGTACTGGTGCATCTCCAGACAGCGAAGCTGGGGTGTCCCAATCCCAGTCTtctaccacaaagagactggAGAGGCTCTGCTCAACAA acacacagtgtCCCATATAGCAAATCTCTTCAAAGAAAAGGGCAGTGACTGTTGGTGGGAGCTTCCTATAGAGACTTTGCTGCCAAACGAGGTGCTCAAGAag AGTAAAGCCGGTCCAGTTACTGACTACGTTCGTGGAGAAGACGTCCTAGACATCTGGTTTGACAGCGGAGCTTCATGGGCTGCTGTACTAGAAG AGTCAGAACCCAGGGCAGATGCATATGTGGAAGGGAAGGACCAGATTGGAGGATGGTTCCAGTCCTCGCTGCTCACCAGCGTAGCCGCCAGGAACAAGGCGCCTTACAA gtcTCTGGTGGTCCACGGCTTTGCTGTCGGTGAGAAAGGAGAGAAGATGTCCAAGTCTCTGGGCAACGTTGTGGATCCTGATGAGGTCATTAATGGAGGGAAG GATCCCAGTATGCCAGCCTACGGGGCAGATGTGCTGCGCTGGTGGGTGGCAGAATCAAATGTCTTCTCTGAGGTTCAGATCGGACCAACTGTACTCAACTCAGCCAGAGACAGCATCAACAAG CTGAGGAACACTCTGAAGTTCCTGCTTGGCAACGTGCAGGGCTTCGACCCACGCGTGCAAGCTGTGGACCCCAAAGAGATGCACTACATTGATCAGTACATGTTGCACCTGCTTCGCGAGTACAGCATCAAG gtgaCAGACGCCTACACTGAGTTTGATGCTGGTAGGGCCATCCGTGTCCTCCAAGCCTTCATAACCAGAGACCTTTCCAGCTTTTATTTCAGCATCATCAAAGACAG GTTGTACTGTGATGCTGAGGACTCGTTGGGCAGAAGATCATGTCAGACTGTTTTAGAAGAAATTCTGGATGGAGTGACCAGATCTATAGCTCCTGTCCTGCCACATTTAGCTGAAGAGGTCTACCTACATGCACCAGGACATGACA aaggggagacattatTTAAGAGCGGATGGGTCAAAAGCAGTTCTGTGTGGCGGAGACCAGGACTGGAGGAGGCAGTGGAGGGGGCGTGTGCCATCAGGGACTCCTTCCTGTCCTCCATTCCAGGCAAAAATGCAGCTCAGTACGACCTCACCATTGCCATCGAACCCTGTTTGCTGTTTGAACTCATGGAG TCTCTCCAAGAGGaaccctcctccacctcctcccagcTGGCTGAGCTGATGATGGTAGCACGGGTCAACCTGACTGGTCAGCTACCCCGAGATCTGCCCCCAGATGCCGTGCTGAGCCATGGCACCTTCCTCATCAACCTGGAGG
- the iars2 gene encoding isoleucine--tRNA ligase, mitochondrial isoform X3 produces the protein MLLCRVSAVSQTLARWGRRSHREGGLLHRALSYSSSRCHGVSPGEGNAQPAEAGNGQGLYRDTVLLPRTEFPMKLTGQKLLDREIQIQQECGFAELYSWQRERKAKKEFCLHDGPPYANGDPHVGHALNKILKDIRNRFEMLRGRQVHYIPGWDCHGLPIELKALGDLGTSGLTPLQIRKKAREFAEGAIARQRAAFQRWGVMADWDQCYYTYDGAYEAAQLKVFQEMHNKGFVYQDYKPVFWSPSSRTALAEAELEYNPEHVSRAIYATFPLSTLPPEIASKGLEGVSVLVWTTQPWTIPANQAVCYMPNAQYSVVKRADNSQLLLVATERTASMAALLGTELESVGTFTGSQLEGGICKHPTIPDKEVQLLPANHVTMAKGTGLVHTAPAHGMDDYSVASQFKLSVECMVDEDGKFTELAGPELQNLSVMSEGTDKVISMLKECGALVKEEQCVHSYPYDWRTKQPVVIRPSKQWFINTASLKDKAKEALQKVRILPESARAGLLAMLDKRTYWCISRQRSWGVPIPVFYHKETGEALLNKHTVSHIANLFKEKGSDCWWELPIETLLPNEVLKKSKAGPVTDYVRGEDVLDIWFDSGASWAAVLEEEMEGDAEETESRLSWLPAPLRKPLVTESEPRADAYVEGKDQIGGWFQSSLLTSVAARNKAPYKSLVVHGFAVGEKGEKMSKSLGNVVDPDEVINGGKDPSMPAYGADVLRWWVAESNVFSEVQIGPTVLNSARDSINKLRNTLKFLLGNVQGFDPRVQAVDPKEMHYIDQYMLHLLREYSIKVTDAYTEFDAGRAIRVLQAFITRDLSSFYFSIIKDRLYCDAEDSLGRRSCQTVLEEILDGVTRSIAPVLPHLAEEVYLHAPGHDKGETLFKSGWVKSSSVWRRPGLEEAVEGACAIRDSFLSSIPGKNAAQYDLTIAIEPCLLFELMEDRSTVFCIPPCHQCLELPTHPLATV, from the exons ATGCTGCTGTGCCGGGTTTCGGCAGTTAGCCAGACGCTAGCGAGATGGGGACGGAGGTCACACCGGGAAGGCGGCCTCCTCCACCGTGCTCTCTCCTACAGCTCCAGCCGCTGTCATGGTGTCAGTCCAGGGGAAGGCAACGCTCAGCCCGCAGAGGCCGGCAATGGTCAGGGACTGTACCGAGACACTGTGCTCCTTCCTCGGACTGAGTTCCCAATGAAACTAACTGGACAGAAGCTGCTGGACCGAGAGATACAGATACAACAG GAGTGCGGGTTTGCAGAATTGTACTCCTGGCAAAGAGAGAGGAAGGCCAAGAAGGAATTCTGCCTACATGATGGACCCCCTTATGCCAATGGAGACCCTCACGTGGGACATGCACTCAATAAG ATCCTGAAAGACATCCGTAACCGTTTTGAGATGCTGAGGGGGCGGCAGGTCCATTACATCCCAGGCTGGGACTGTCACGGCCTGCCCATCGAGCTGAAGGCTCTGGGGGATCTGGGGACCAGCGGCCTCACGCCGCTACAGATCAGAAAGAAAG CACGGGAGTTTGCAGAGGGCGCCATAGCTCGTCAGAGAGCTGCTTTCCAGCGCTGGGGTGTAATGGCTGACTGGGACCAGTGCTACTACACGTACGATGGGGCCTATGAGGCTGCTCAGCTGAAAGTCTTCCAAGAGATGCACAACAAG GGGTTCGTCTACCAGGACTACAAACCAGTCTTCTGGTCTCCTTCATCAAG AACGGCCCTAGCGGAGGCAGAGTTGGAGTACAACCCTGAGCATGTGAGCAGAGCCATCTATGCCACATTCCCCCTGAGCACACTGCCACCTGAGATCGCCTCAAAAG GTTTGGAAGGCGTCTCTGTGTTGGTTTGGACCACCCAGCCTTGGACCATTCCTGCCAACCAGGCCGTCTGTTACATGCCCAACGCCCA GTACTCTGTGGTAAAAAGGGCAGACAACTCTCAGCTGCTGTTGGTGGCCACTGAGCGCACAGCCAGCATGGCAGCACTGCTGGGCACAGAGCTTGAGAGTGTAGGCACCTTTACAG GCTCCCAGCTTGAGGGTGGGATCTGCAAACATCCTACAATACCTGACAAGGAAGTGCAGCTCTTGCCGGCCAATCATGTGACTATGGCAAAAGGAACAGGATTGGTCCACACCGCGCCAGCTCATGGCATGGACGATTACAGTGTGGCTTCACAGTTTAAACTGTCCGtg GAGTGTATGGTGGATGAAGATGGAAAGTTCACTGAGCTGGCCGGCCCTGAGCTGCAGAATCTGTCTGTGATGAGTGAAGGCACTGACAAAG TGATTTCCATGCTGAAGGAGTGTGGGGCTCTGGTGAAGGAGGAGCAGTGTGTCCATAGTTACCCGTATGACTGGAGGACGAAGCAGCCCGTTGTCATCAGGCCCAGTAAACAGTGGTTTATCAACACGGCATCGCTTAAAGACAAAGCCAAG gagGCACTGCAAAAAGTGCGCATTTTGCCAGAGTCGGCAAGGGCTGGTCTCTTGGCCATGCTGGACAAACGGACGTACTGGTGCATCTCCAGACAGCGAAGCTGGGGTGTCCCAATCCCAGTCTtctaccacaaagagactggAGAGGCTCTGCTCAACAA acacacagtgtCCCATATAGCAAATCTCTTCAAAGAAAAGGGCAGTGACTGTTGGTGGGAGCTTCCTATAGAGACTTTGCTGCCAAACGAGGTGCTCAAGAag AGTAAAGCCGGTCCAGTTACTGACTACGTTCGTGGAGAAGACGTCCTAGACATCTGGTTTGACAGCGGAGCTTCATGGGCTGCTGTACTAGAAG agGAAATGGAAGGAGACGCTGAGGAGACTGAGTCACGTCTCAGCTGGCTCCCTGCTCCACTTCGCAAACCTCTGGTCACAG AGTCAGAACCCAGGGCAGATGCATATGTGGAAGGGAAGGACCAGATTGGAGGATGGTTCCAGTCCTCGCTGCTCACCAGCGTAGCCGCCAGGAACAAGGCGCCTTACAA gtcTCTGGTGGTCCACGGCTTTGCTGTCGGTGAGAAAGGAGAGAAGATGTCCAAGTCTCTGGGCAACGTTGTGGATCCTGATGAGGTCATTAATGGAGGGAAG GATCCCAGTATGCCAGCCTACGGGGCAGATGTGCTGCGCTGGTGGGTGGCAGAATCAAATGTCTTCTCTGAGGTTCAGATCGGACCAACTGTACTCAACTCAGCCAGAGACAGCATCAACAAG CTGAGGAACACTCTGAAGTTCCTGCTTGGCAACGTGCAGGGCTTCGACCCACGCGTGCAAGCTGTGGACCCCAAAGAGATGCACTACATTGATCAGTACATGTTGCACCTGCTTCGCGAGTACAGCATCAAG gtgaCAGACGCCTACACTGAGTTTGATGCTGGTAGGGCCATCCGTGTCCTCCAAGCCTTCATAACCAGAGACCTTTCCAGCTTTTATTTCAGCATCATCAAAGACAG GTTGTACTGTGATGCTGAGGACTCGTTGGGCAGAAGATCATGTCAGACTGTTTTAGAAGAAATTCTGGATGGAGTGACCAGATCTATAGCTCCTGTCCTGCCACATTTAGCTGAAGAGGTCTACCTACATGCACCAGGACATGACA aaggggagacattatTTAAGAGCGGATGGGTCAAAAGCAGTTCTGTGTGGCGGAGACCAGGACTGGAGGAGGCAGTGGAGGGGGCGTGTGCCATCAGGGACTCCTTCCTGTCCTCCATTCCAGGCAAAAATGCAGCTCAGTACGACCTCACCATTGCCATCGAACCCTGTTTGCTGTTTGAACTCATGGAG GACAGATCAACAGTGTTTTGCATTCCCCCGTGCCACCAGTGCCTGGAACTCCCTACCCATCCACTGGCCACAGTTTAA
- the qrsl1 gene encoding glutamyl-tRNA(Gln) amidotransferase subunit A, mitochondrial, producing MLSLTIREVSLALREGRITPTELCKKCLNRIKKTQHLNAYITVTEELALKQAQEAETRLLQGAPKGPLDGIPFAVKDNFCTEKIKTTCASRMLKDYTPPYNATVVQKLFDQGAILIGKTNMDEFAMGAGSTDGAFGPVRNPWSYAAPYREQTGAAPDTDWVVTGGSSGGSAAAVASLTSYLALGSDTGGSTRNPGALCGVVALKPTYGLLSRHGLIPLVNSMDVPGIITRSIGDAVTVLDILQGLDIRDSTTIPAPSSLTELPEYFDVKNICVGIPKEYHAPGLSEETVAQWSRVADMFERAGARVKQVSLPHTQHSIVCYHVLCHAEVASNMARFDGLEYGHRSEVDSSTEAMYATSRHEGFNDVVRGRILSGNYFLLKQNYLHYFVKAQKVRRLITDDFKRVFSSGVDVLLTPTTLTDAARYSNFTQEDNRTRSAQEDVFTQPVNMAGLPAVSVPTALSRRGLPIGLQLIGPALQDKKLLSVAQWIEHRVGFPSISDYEDSSESRSDQREQTSAV from the exons ATGCTCAGCCTGACAATAAGAGAG GTGTCTTTGGCACTCAGGGAGGGAAGAATCACCCCAACAGAACTCTGCAAAAAGTGTCTGAACCGCATcaagaaaacacaacatcttAACGCTTACATCACTGTGACAGAGGAGTTGGCACTGAAGCAGGCTCAAGAAGCAGAGACCAGACtgctgcaag GTGCCCCCAAAGGTCCTCTGGATGGAATCCCCTTTGCAGTCAAGGACAACTTTTGCACAGAAAAGATTAAGACAACATGTGCCTCCAGGATGCTTAAAG ACTACACTCCACCCTACAATGCCACAGTGGTCCAGAAGCTTTTTGACCAAGGGGCTATCCTCATCGGGAAGACCAACATGGATGAGTTTGCTATGGG TGCGGGCAGTACTGATGGGGCTTTTGGCCCGGTGAGAAACCCCTGGAGCTATGCTGCTCCCTACAGAGAGCAGACAGGGGCAGCACCAGACACTGACTGGGTCGTCACTGGCGGAAGTTCAGGGGGAAGTGCTGCAGCTGTGGCCTCACTCACCAGCTACCT GGCTTTGGGTTCAGACACAGGTGGTTCTACTCGTAATCCTGGAGCACTGTGTGGTGTTGTGGCACTGAAGCCTACTTATGGTCTGCTGTCCAGACATGGTCTCATCCCCCTGGTCAACTCCATGGACGTCCCCGGCATTATAACCCGCAGTATTGGTGATGCAGTCACTGTCCTAG ATATCCTCCAAGGCCTTGATATTAGAGACTCAACAACAATCCCAGCTCCCTCGTCACTGACAGAACTACCTGAATACTTTGATGTCAAGAACATCTGTGTAGGCATCCCCAAG GAGTACCACGCCCCGGGGCTTTCTGAGGAAACAGTAGCACAGTGGAGTCGTGTTGCTGACATGTTTGAGAGGGCGGGGGCGCGGGTGAAGCAGGTATCCCTCCCCCACACCCAGCACTCCATTGTGTGCTACCACGTCCTGTGCCACGCCGAGGTGGCATCTAACATGGCCCGTTTTGACGGCCTAGAATATG GTCATCGCAGCGAGGTGGACAGCTCAACGGAAGCCATGTATGCCACAAGCAGACATGAGGGCTTCAACGATGTAGTGAGAGGGAGGATACTGTCTGGAAACTACTTCCTGCTCAAACA GAACTACCTGCACTACTTTGTAAAGGCTCAGAAAGTCCGCCGGCTGATCACAGACGATTTCAAACGCGTGTTCAGCTCAGGTGTCGACGTACTGCTGACGCCCACCACTCTGACTGATGCAGCCCGTTACTCCAACTTCACACAGGAAGACAACCGAACACGCAGCGCACAGGAAGACGTCTTCACTCAGCCCGTCAACATGGCAG GTCTCCCTGCTGTTTCTGTGCCAACTGCTTTATCAAGACGTGGCCTTCCCATTGGTTTACAGCTTATAGGCCCCGCCCTCCAAGACAAGAAGCTGCTCAGTGTTGCCCAGTGGATCGAGCATAGGGTTGGGTTTCCCTCCATTAGTGACTATGAAGACTCCAGTGAGAGCAGGAGTGACCAAAGAGAGCAGACTTCAGCTGTATGA